In one window of Nakamurella alba DNA:
- a CDS encoding TetR/AcrR family transcriptional regulator: MPRPKLHDADLRARLLDRTAQTVADHGIGALSLRTLAAAEGTSTTAVYSLFGGKPGLLAALHGRAFALFSEAQHRIQRDEDPIQTLISMGLTYGEWALANPHLYQVMFGSGLAQYVQDPDQMAMSGGTFDALLDLVGEAEARGALVGDTRLIAFALWSTIHGSVSLIIAGFGPQESDAVRKTIQGVVRTTIRCYQPNPAPLRPNAPHPGVPHPSQTHHPRNHTEQGRVDTGPIGRH, translated from the coding sequence GTGCCACGACCGAAACTCCATGACGCCGACCTGCGCGCCCGCCTGCTGGACCGCACTGCGCAGACCGTTGCCGACCACGGGATCGGCGCGCTGTCGCTCCGCACGCTGGCCGCGGCGGAGGGCACGTCGACGACCGCCGTCTACTCACTCTTCGGCGGGAAGCCGGGGTTGCTGGCGGCCCTGCACGGCCGTGCCTTCGCACTCTTCAGCGAGGCACAGCACCGGATCCAGCGTGACGAGGACCCGATCCAGACCCTGATCTCGATGGGCCTGACGTACGGCGAGTGGGCGCTCGCGAACCCGCACCTCTACCAGGTCATGTTCGGCTCCGGCCTGGCGCAGTACGTCCAGGATCCGGACCAGATGGCGATGAGCGGCGGCACCTTCGACGCGCTGCTCGACCTGGTCGGCGAGGCGGAGGCCCGCGGCGCGCTCGTCGGCGACACCAGGCTGATCGCGTTCGCGCTGTGGAGCACCATCCACGGGTCGGTCTCGCTGATCATCGCCGGCTTCGGGCCGCAGGAGTCCGATGCGGTCCGCAAGACGATCCAGGGCGTCGTGCGCACCACGATCCGCTGCTACCAGCCGAACCCGGCCCCGTTGCGGCCCAACGCACCGCACCCCGGTGTCCCGCACCCGTCGCAGACCCACCACCCGCGCAACCACACCGAGCAGGGTCGTGTCGACACCGGCCCCATCGGCCGGCACTGA
- a CDS encoding magnesium transporter MgtE N-terminal domain-containing protein has protein sequence MAGATRVFAAQTVGLPVYGPSGESIGKVRDIVAALRLDRKPPRVLGIVVELPTRRPIFVPMLRITSVAGDGISLATGSVSLRQFEQRRTEVLVSGQLIGTKVRIATTTAAATIVDAAIEQTRTRDWIVDRIAVRERSGMLTRRAPVQVLGWTDVRGLDLTDFTDSTNLRTEQLLASFEGIRAADAASAIRELPPARRYEIADALDDDRLADVIEELPEDDQKDLLAHLDDARAADILEAMDPDDAADLLAELPTGLSERLLELMEPEESAPVRRLLQYSFDTVGGLMTPEPIVMTPDATVAEALARVRSPDLTPALASMVFVCRPPQATPTGRYLGVVHTQRLLREAPFGLVAAAIDTQVARLSPTGTLAEVTRFFAAYNLVCAPVVDDEEHLLGAVTVDDVLDHLLPDNWREEGIGDIPNRPRSTPRLKDAGRS, from the coding sequence GTGGCTGGTGCAACGAGGGTCTTCGCGGCCCAGACGGTCGGTCTGCCGGTCTACGGACCCTCGGGCGAGTCGATCGGCAAGGTGCGCGACATCGTCGCCGCCCTGCGACTGGACCGGAAGCCACCACGGGTGCTCGGCATCGTGGTCGAGTTGCCCACCCGGCGGCCGATCTTCGTGCCCATGCTGCGGATCACCTCGGTGGCCGGCGACGGCATCTCGCTGGCCACCGGATCGGTGAGCCTGCGCCAGTTCGAGCAGCGCCGGACCGAGGTGCTGGTCAGCGGTCAGCTGATCGGGACGAAGGTGCGGATCGCGACCACCACCGCGGCGGCGACGATCGTCGACGCCGCAATCGAGCAGACCCGGACCCGGGACTGGATCGTGGACCGGATCGCGGTGCGCGAGCGCAGCGGCATGCTCACCCGGCGGGCCCCGGTGCAGGTGCTCGGCTGGACGGACGTGCGCGGGCTGGATCTCACCGACTTCACCGACTCCACCAACCTGCGCACGGAGCAGTTGCTGGCCTCGTTCGAGGGCATCCGCGCCGCGGATGCCGCCTCGGCGATCCGCGAGCTGCCACCGGCCCGGCGGTACGAGATCGCCGACGCGCTCGACGACGACCGGCTCGCCGATGTCATCGAGGAGCTGCCGGAGGACGACCAGAAGGACCTGCTCGCCCACCTGGACGACGCCCGGGCCGCGGACATCCTGGAGGCGATGGACCCGGACGACGCCGCCGACCTGCTCGCCGAGCTGCCGACCGGGCTGTCCGAGCGGCTGCTGGAGCTGATGGAGCCGGAGGAGTCGGCCCCGGTCCGCCGGCTGCTGCAGTACTCCTTCGACACCGTCGGCGGTCTGATGACCCCGGAGCCGATCGTGATGACCCCGGACGCCACGGTCGCCGAGGCGCTCGCCCGGGTGCGCTCCCCCGACCTGACCCCGGCACTGGCATCGATGGTCTTCGTCTGCCGCCCGCCGCAGGCCACCCCGACCGGGCGCTACCTCGGTGTGGTGCACACCCAGCGGCTGCTCCGGGAGGCGCCGTTCGGACTGGTCGCGGCCGCCATCGACACCCAGGTCGCCAGGCTCTCCCCCACCGGGACCCTCGCCGAGGTCACCCGTTTCTTCGCGGCCTACAACCTGGTCTGCGCCCCGGTGGTCGACGACGAGGAACACCTGCTGGGTGCCGTGACCGTCGACGACGTCCTGGACCACCTGCTGCCGGACAACTGGCGCGAGGAAGGGATCGGCGACATCCCGAACCGCCCGCGGTCCACCCCGCGCCTCAAGGATGCCGGCCGGTCCTGA